One region of Manis pentadactyla isolate mManPen7 chromosome 9, mManPen7.hap1, whole genome shotgun sequence genomic DNA includes:
- the LOC130684975 gene encoding uncharacterized LOC128031836 homolog, translating into MAVMLLCLPQLAAPLSSYSVAICFYLFWLNTP; encoded by the coding sequence ATGGCTGTAATGCTGCTCTGCCTGCCACAGCTTGCTGCACCGCTCTCTAGTTACTCTGTAGCTATATGCTTCTATCTTTTTTGGTTAAACACTCCttga